From Bradyrhizobium sp. NDS-1, the proteins below share one genomic window:
- a CDS encoding efflux RND transporter periplasmic adaptor subunit, translating to MVVEDTKRSQVLTKRRVVTFVVLLALACAGGYGFSYAAPKQKKHSEISSQSRKNAQTFTPTPSEWATLMIEPVKAKSFRAEYVTEGKVAVDEDRSTPVFSPYAGRVTKLLAKPGEMLKQGQPLFTIEAADTVQAQNDFIVAMTSQNKARSALELADIQFKRAKDLYEGHAIPLKDYQQAEATQVQARNDMRSSGTALEAARNKLRILGFTDETISAFQEKGVINREITIYSPIAGTVVQRKIGPGQYVNSGASDPVFVIGDLSTVWLTAFVRETDAAAVCTGQDITVNVMALPGRPLTARINYVAAAIDPGTRRLLVRATIDNKDGLLKPEMFANVTIYSAGDRAAPAVPKQALIYEADKVRIWVAREDKSVELRQIKTGLINGNLVEVTSNLKPGEQIVTKGSLFIDRAASGS from the coding sequence ATGGTGGTTGAAGATACCAAGCGATCGCAGGTTCTTACCAAACGACGGGTGGTCACATTCGTGGTTTTACTAGCTCTCGCCTGTGCTGGGGGCTACGGCTTCTCCTATGCGGCGCCTAAGCAAAAGAAACACTCCGAGATCTCGAGCCAGTCGCGCAAGAATGCGCAGACCTTCACGCCGACACCGTCCGAATGGGCGACGCTGATGATCGAGCCGGTCAAGGCCAAGAGCTTCCGGGCCGAATATGTCACCGAAGGCAAGGTCGCGGTCGACGAGGACCGTTCGACGCCGGTGTTCTCCCCCTATGCAGGACGAGTCACCAAGCTGCTTGCCAAGCCGGGCGAGATGCTGAAACAGGGACAACCGCTGTTCACGATCGAAGCCGCCGACACCGTGCAGGCCCAAAACGATTTCATCGTGGCGATGACCTCGCAGAACAAGGCGAGGTCGGCGCTCGAGCTCGCCGACATCCAGTTCAAGCGCGCCAAGGATCTCTATGAGGGCCATGCCATTCCGCTGAAGGACTATCAGCAGGCGGAAGCGACCCAGGTCCAGGCGCGAAACGACATGCGCTCTTCGGGAACGGCGCTGGAAGCCGCGCGCAACAAGCTGCGCATCCTCGGGTTCACCGACGAGACCATCTCTGCGTTCCAGGAGAAAGGCGTCATCAACCGGGAAATCACGATCTATTCGCCGATCGCGGGCACCGTCGTGCAGCGCAAGATCGGCCCCGGCCAATACGTCAATTCCGGCGCCAGCGATCCGGTCTTCGTGATCGGCGACCTCTCCACCGTCTGGCTCACCGCCTTCGTGCGCGAGACCGACGCGGCTGCGGTGTGCACCGGCCAGGACATCACCGTGAACGTGATGGCGCTGCCGGGGCGGCCGCTGACCGCCAGGATCAACTACGTCGCCGCCGCGATCGATCCCGGCACCCGCCGCCTGCTGGTTCGTGCCACCATCGACAACAAGGACGGCCTGCTCAAGCCGGAGATGTTCGCCAACGTCACGATCTACTCGGCCGGCGACCGCGCCGCGCCGGCGGTGCCGAAACAGGCGTTGATCTACGAAGCCGACAAGGTTCGCATCTGGGTCGCGCGCGAGGACAAGTCGGTCGAGCTGCGACAGATCAAGACCGGACTCATCAACGGCAATCTCGTCGAGGTCACCAGCAATCTGAAGCCCGGCGAGCAGATCGTCACCAAAGGCAGCCTGTTCATCGACCGCGCGGCGTCCGGCAGCTGA
- a CDS encoding error-prone DNA polymerase encodes MNTPAYAEIGITTNFSFLRGGSDPRSYVHQASALGIPVIGIADHNTLAGVVRAYKELDNDKVLHKPKLLIGARIVFVDGTPDILAYPRDRAAYGRLCRLLTRGKRGDDVTRIEKGECRLTFADLLEFSEGQLLVLTLPHRFEPAPALDVLAKLRDSRAEGVWLAASLVYRGDDRRRLSRLDDLATKAKVTLLATNEVLYHDPARRPLQDVLTCIREKTTIEAVGRKLEANAERFLKTPREMARLFRDFPEAIAETMRFADRIDFSLDQLKYQYPDEPVPPGKTAQGHLEDLTWAGVDKYFGGKIDDKLRATLKKELALIAELKYAHYFLTVHDIVHYARSQNILCQGRGSAANSAVCYVLGITSVDPTKVDLLFERFISKERLEPPDIDVDFEHSRREEVMQYVYRRYGRHRAAIIATVIHYRPRSAIRDVGKALGLTEDVTAALADTVWGSWGKGLNDMQVRQAGLDPQNPMINLAVELATELIDFPRHLSQHVGGYVLTQDRLDTYVPIGNAAMDDRTFIEWDKDDVDALSMMKVDVLALGMLTCIRKCFDLIDQHKGKRWVLASVPQDDPEVYDMLCDGESLGVFQVESRAQMNMLPRLKPRTFYDLVIEVAIVRPGPIQGDMVHPYLRRRNGEEKVTYPSPAPEHGPTDELYKVLHKTKGVPLFQEQAMRIAIEAAKFTSEEANGLRRSMATFRNVGTIGQYEEKLIGNMVARGYDANFAKSCFDQIKGFGSYGFPESHAASFAQLVYISSWLKYHHPDAFCCGLLNSQPMGFYAPAQIVGDARKNDVEVRDIDVSYSFAQNTLEEGSGKYCAVRLGFRQIDGFHWLDEDEERLKRSQLSFRGAPLGTSPESIGPHTSGGMDSQMRNCASEFDADASPRNDNVEEVLDWADRIVAARKRRPFTSLEDFARDTGLPKRALILLADADAFRSLGLDRREALWQVRRLPDDVPLPLFEAATAREQPDEHAKPLPLMPRSEQVVADYQTIRLSLKGHPMEFLREMFSRERVVACKAISHENERRRVRCAGVVLVRQRPGSASGVVFMTLEDETGIANVVVWPKIMEQYRKEVMGARLILVEGYIQSSPEKVTHLIAQRMVDRSHDLVGLANDALSRNHPVPAGATVVEPLNEDPRALTDMPAQKIRHPRNVRILPPSRDFH; translated from the coding sequence ATGAATACGCCTGCTTATGCCGAGATCGGCATCACCACGAATTTTTCTTTCCTGCGCGGCGGTTCGGACCCGCGATCCTATGTGCATCAGGCCAGCGCTTTGGGAATTCCTGTGATCGGCATCGCCGACCACAACACGCTTGCCGGCGTGGTGCGGGCCTACAAGGAGCTCGACAACGACAAGGTGCTGCACAAGCCGAAGCTCCTGATCGGCGCGCGTATCGTCTTCGTCGACGGCACGCCAGACATTCTTGCCTATCCGCGCGACCGCGCCGCCTATGGTCGGCTGTGCCGGCTCCTCACTCGGGGCAAGCGCGGCGACGACGTCACGCGGATCGAGAAGGGGGAATGCCGTCTTACCTTTGCTGATCTGCTGGAGTTTTCGGAAGGCCAGCTCCTGGTCCTGACGCTGCCACATCGCTTCGAGCCGGCTCCGGCGCTGGATGTTCTCGCAAAGCTCAGGGACAGCCGCGCCGAGGGCGTGTGGCTGGCGGCGAGCCTGGTCTATCGCGGCGATGACCGGCGCCGGCTGTCGCGGCTCGATGATCTCGCCACGAAGGCAAAGGTTACGCTGCTCGCGACCAACGAGGTGCTTTATCACGATCCCGCACGCCGTCCTCTCCAGGACGTGCTGACCTGCATCCGGGAAAAGACCACGATCGAGGCGGTCGGGCGGAAGCTGGAAGCCAATGCCGAGCGGTTCTTGAAGACGCCGCGGGAGATGGCGCGGCTGTTCCGCGATTTCCCCGAGGCGATCGCGGAGACCATGCGCTTTGCGGACAGGATCGATTTCTCGCTCGACCAGCTCAAATACCAATATCCTGATGAGCCGGTGCCGCCGGGAAAGACCGCGCAAGGGCATCTGGAGGATCTGACATGGGCGGGCGTCGACAAATATTTCGGCGGTAAGATCGACGACAAGTTGCGCGCGACCCTGAAGAAGGAGCTCGCGCTGATCGCCGAGCTGAAATACGCGCATTATTTTCTCACCGTGCATGACATCGTGCACTATGCGCGCAGCCAGAACATTCTGTGCCAGGGGCGGGGATCGGCGGCGAATTCGGCCGTGTGCTACGTGCTCGGCATCACCTCGGTCGATCCGACCAAGGTCGATCTGTTGTTCGAGCGCTTCATCTCCAAGGAGCGGCTGGAGCCGCCCGACATCGACGTCGATTTCGAACATTCTCGCCGCGAGGAGGTGATGCAATATGTCTATCGTCGCTACGGCCGCCACCGCGCCGCGATCATCGCCACCGTCATCCATTATCGCCCGCGCAGCGCCATTCGCGACGTCGGCAAGGCGCTGGGCCTGACCGAGGACGTCACCGCCGCGCTTGCCGACACCGTCTGGGGGAGCTGGGGCAAGGGCCTCAACGACATGCAGGTCAGGCAGGCCGGGCTCGATCCGCAAAATCCCATGATCAACCTCGCGGTCGAGCTTGCGACCGAGCTGATCGATTTCCCGCGCCATCTCTCCCAGCATGTCGGCGGCTACGTGCTGACGCAGGACCGGCTCGACACCTATGTGCCGATCGGCAACGCCGCGATGGATGACCGCACCTTCATCGAATGGGACAAGGACGACGTCGATGCGCTCAGCATGATGAAGGTCGATGTGCTCGCGCTGGGCATGCTGACCTGCATCAGGAAATGTTTTGACTTGATCGATCAGCACAAGGGTAAGCGTTGGGTGCTGGCGAGCGTTCCGCAGGACGATCCTGAGGTCTATGACATGCTGTGCGATGGAGAGTCGCTCGGCGTGTTCCAGGTCGAGAGCCGCGCGCAGATGAACATGCTGCCGCGTCTGAAGCCGCGGACCTTCTACGATCTCGTCATCGAGGTCGCGATCGTGCGGCCAGGTCCCATCCAGGGCGATATGGTGCACCCCTACTTGCGGCGGCGGAACGGTGAGGAGAAGGTGACCTATCCCTCGCCAGCGCCCGAGCATGGTCCTACGGACGAGCTCTACAAGGTGTTGCACAAGACCAAGGGCGTGCCTCTCTTCCAGGAGCAGGCGATGCGCATCGCGATCGAGGCAGCCAAATTCACTTCGGAGGAAGCCAACGGCCTGCGCCGTTCGATGGCGACCTTCCGCAATGTCGGCACCATCGGCCAATACGAGGAAAAGCTGATCGGCAACATGGTGGCGCGCGGCTACGATGCCAACTTTGCCAAAAGCTGCTTCGACCAGATCAAGGGTTTCGGCTCCTATGGTTTCCCCGAGAGCCATGCCGCGAGCTTCGCGCAGCTCGTCTACATCTCGTCGTGGCTGAAATATCATCACCCCGACGCATTCTGCTGCGGGCTCCTTAACTCGCAGCCCATGGGCTTCTACGCGCCGGCGCAGATCGTCGGCGATGCCCGCAAGAACGACGTCGAGGTCCGCGACATCGACGTGTCCTATAGTTTCGCGCAAAACACGCTGGAGGAGGGAAGCGGCAAATATTGCGCGGTGCGTCTCGGCTTCCGTCAGATCGACGGATTCCACTGGCTGGACGAGGATGAGGAGAGACTGAAGCGCTCTCAGCTGTCATTCCGGGGCGCGCCACTTGGCACGAGCCCGGAATCCATCGGGCCGCATACGTCTGGAGGAATGGATTCTCAGATGCGCAATTGCGCATCAGAGTTCGACGCTGACGCGTCGCCCCGGAATGACAATGTGGAGGAAGTGCTGGACTGGGCCGACCGCATCGTTGCCGCGCGCAAGCGCCGGCCCTTCACCTCGCTCGAGGATTTTGCCCGCGATACCGGCCTGCCCAAGCGCGCGCTGATCCTGCTGGCGGATGCCGACGCGTTCCGCTCACTGGGGCTCGATCGCCGCGAGGCGCTGTGGCAGGTGCGGCGGCTGCCCGACGACGTGCCGCTGCCGCTGTTCGAGGCGGCGACCGCCCGCGAGCAGCCGGACGAGCATGCAAAGCCGCTGCCGCTGATGCCGCGTTCCGAACAGGTGGTCGCCGATTACCAGACCATCCGGCTATCGCTCAAGGGCCATCCGATGGAATTCTTGCGCGAGATGTTTTCGCGCGAGCGGGTGGTGGCCTGCAAGGCCATCAGCCATGAGAACGAGCGGCGCCGCGTCCGCTGCGCCGGTGTGGTTCTGGTGCGGCAACGGCCCGGCAGCGCCAGCGGCGTCGTGTTCATGACGCTGGAGGACGAAACCGGCATCGCCAATGTCGTGGTGTGGCCCAAGATCATGGAGCAGTACCGGAAAGAAGTGATGGGCGCGCGCCTCATCCTGGTCGAAGGCTATATCCAGAGCAGCCCCGAGAAGGTGACCCATCTCATCGCCCAGCGCATGGTCGACCGTTCGCACGATCTGGTCGGCCTCGCCAACGATGCGCTGAGCCGCAATCACCCGGTGCCGGCAGGCGCGACCGTGGTCGAGCCGCTCAACGAAGACCCGCGCGCGCTCACGGATATGCCGGCTCAAAAGATCCGCCATCCCCGCAACGTCCGCATCCTGCCGCCGTCACGGGATTTTCATTGA
- a CDS encoding SDR family NAD(P)-dependent oxidoreductase, whose product MDLGLNGKNAIVLGGTRGIGRAIAATLAGEGTNVAVCARNAEQVAATVAELKTGGVNATGSPVDVTDGAALKSWIEGAAKELGGIDMLFSNAGAMAQGHDPASWEQNFRLDLLGAVHAFDAARPFLEASGDRSGDAAFVIISSISAAQADTASSYGPIKAALIHMAKGLARQYAKKKIRVNVVSPGTVYFKGGVWEMIEKNMPERYKDAMKRNPTGRMATPQEIASAAVFLASPVSGFTTGSNLVVDGAISNRVNF is encoded by the coding sequence ATGGATCTCGGTCTCAATGGAAAGAACGCCATCGTCCTCGGCGGCACACGCGGCATCGGGCGGGCGATCGCGGCAACGTTGGCCGGTGAAGGTACCAATGTCGCGGTGTGTGCGCGCAATGCGGAGCAGGTTGCGGCAACGGTCGCGGAGTTGAAGACGGGCGGAGTTAACGCCACCGGCAGCCCGGTCGACGTCACCGACGGCGCGGCGCTGAAATCCTGGATCGAGGGCGCAGCGAAGGAGCTCGGCGGCATCGACATGCTGTTCTCCAATGCCGGCGCGATGGCGCAGGGCCACGATCCCGCATCTTGGGAGCAGAACTTCCGGCTCGACCTGCTCGGCGCCGTGCATGCGTTTGATGCCGCGCGGCCGTTCCTTGAAGCCAGCGGCGACAGAAGCGGCGATGCCGCCTTCGTCATCATCTCGTCGATCTCGGCAGCGCAGGCGGACACGGCCAGCTCCTACGGCCCGATCAAGGCGGCGCTGATCCACATGGCCAAGGGGCTGGCGCGGCAATATGCGAAGAAGAAGATCCGCGTCAACGTGGTGTCGCCCGGCACCGTCTATTTCAAGGGCGGCGTCTGGGAGATGATCGAGAAGAACATGCCCGAACGTTACAAGGACGCGATGAAGCGTAACCCAACCGGCCGCATGGCGACGCCGCAGGAAATCGCTAGCGCGGCGGTGTTCTTGGCGAGCCCTGTGTCGGGGTTCACCACGGGATCGAATCTCGTCGTGGATGGGGCAATCTCGAACCGGGTGAATTTCTAG
- a CDS encoding efflux RND transporter permease subunit codes for MDRLVALAVNRRFLMVGMFVAVLIGGLIAFDRLNIEAYPDPTPPMVDIVTQSPGLSAEEIERYITIPIETQVAGLKNITTIRTISLYGLSDVKIQFSFAYTYDEALQQVLNRLAQLAPLPGNVQPQISPLSPIGEIFRYRLVGPPNYSVLDLKTIQDWILQRRFRAVPGVIDVTGWGGKSKTYEIQVDFNKLVANGLTLPQLLQAVGNSNVNVGGNTVDIGQQSAVVRGVGLIRSIDDLANTMVAQTGGNPVLVKDVATVTVGQRPRLGIAGLDEADDIVQGIVLMRRGEQSTPTIKRVEQLVQQINNSTILPPGVRIERIYDRKDLIDLTTHTVLHNMVVGILLIVLLQWIFLGDLRSALIVGATIPFALFFAVIILVLRGESANLLSVGAIDFGLIVDATVIMVEAIFRRLTQTTPPSETGHMSPETMFGMKSHAILSAAADVSRSIFFAAAIIIAAFLPLFTLSGVEGNIFGPMARTYAYALAGGLLATFTVTPALSAIILPAHVHETETRVMLILHRLYMPVLNWAVANRGIVLGAAVGLVMMTVALARLLGLEFLPKLEEGNLWIRATLPPTISLQEGNSYVNEMRKLIGARPEVESVVSQHGRPDDGTDAAGFFNAEFFAPLKPVGQWPGTRDKEVLTAELLKQLDDRFPGVEFNFSQYLQDNVSEAVSGVKGENSIKLFGSDLQALTDTANKIKQVLSTVQGVTDLAVFTSLGQPTVQIDIDRARAARYGLAPGDINATIKVAVGGDTAGDLYEPGSDRHFPIIVRLAPEYRRSAEAIHNLRIGAPGPNGTVTQIPLSEVADISLVSGAAYIYREQQERYLPIKFSVRERDLGSAIREAQQKIAEQVQLPPGSHMDWVGEFGNLQDAIRRLSIVVPISLALIGVLLWFNFGTMTDTLLAMSVIPMAIFGGVLGLLITGTPFSVSAAIGFIALFGIAVMDGIIILSQFNQLIEAGMERMSAVVRTGELQLRPVLMTCVVAGVGLLPAALSEGIGSQVQKPLAVVVVTGMMLAPVVILVTLPVLISFFSRRVR; via the coding sequence ATGGATCGTCTCGTCGCTCTTGCCGTCAACCGGCGTTTCCTGATGGTCGGCATGTTCGTCGCCGTCCTGATCGGCGGCCTGATCGCGTTCGACCGGCTCAACATCGAGGCTTATCCCGATCCGACCCCGCCGATGGTCGACATCGTGACGCAGAGCCCGGGGCTGTCGGCGGAGGAGATCGAGCGCTATATCACGATCCCGATCGAGACGCAGGTTGCGGGCCTGAAGAACATCACGACCATCCGCACCATTTCGCTCTACGGTCTCTCCGACGTCAAGATTCAGTTCTCCTTCGCCTATACCTATGACGAGGCGCTGCAGCAGGTGTTGAACCGCCTGGCGCAGCTCGCACCGCTGCCCGGCAACGTGCAGCCGCAGATCTCGCCGCTCAGTCCGATCGGCGAGATCTTCCGCTACCGTCTCGTGGGGCCGCCGAATTACAGCGTGCTCGATCTCAAGACCATTCAGGACTGGATTCTGCAGCGCCGCTTTCGCGCCGTGCCCGGGGTCATCGACGTCACCGGGTGGGGCGGCAAGAGCAAGACCTATGAGATTCAGGTCGACTTCAACAAGCTCGTCGCCAACGGTCTGACGCTGCCGCAATTGCTCCAGGCGGTCGGCAATTCCAACGTCAATGTCGGCGGCAACACCGTCGACATCGGCCAGCAATCGGCCGTCGTGCGCGGCGTCGGCCTGATCCGCTCGATCGACGATCTCGCCAATACCATGGTGGCGCAGACAGGCGGCAATCCGGTGCTGGTCAAGGACGTCGCCACCGTCACCGTCGGGCAGAGGCCCCGTCTCGGCATTGCCGGCCTCGACGAGGCCGACGACATCGTGCAGGGCATCGTCCTGATGCGACGTGGCGAGCAGAGCACGCCGACCATCAAGCGCGTCGAGCAACTCGTCCAGCAGATCAACAATTCGACCATCCTGCCGCCGGGCGTACGCATCGAGCGAATCTACGACCGCAAGGATTTGATCGACCTCACCACCCATACCGTGCTTCACAACATGGTGGTCGGCATTCTGCTGATCGTGCTGTTGCAGTGGATCTTCCTCGGTGACCTGCGCAGTGCGCTGATCGTCGGCGCGACCATTCCGTTCGCGCTGTTCTTTGCCGTCATCATCCTGGTGCTGCGCGGGGAATCGGCCAATCTGCTGTCGGTCGGTGCGATCGATTTCGGCTTGATCGTCGACGCCACCGTCATCATGGTGGAAGCGATCTTCCGCCGCCTGACGCAGACGACGCCGCCGTCGGAAACCGGGCATATGTCGCCCGAGACGATGTTCGGCATGAAGAGCCACGCCATCCTCAGCGCGGCTGCCGACGTCTCGCGCTCGATCTTCTTTGCCGCGGCGATCATCATCGCGGCCTTCCTGCCGCTGTTCACGCTGTCGGGTGTCGAGGGCAACATTTTCGGGCCGATGGCCCGCACGTATGCCTATGCGTTGGCCGGCGGCCTGCTGGCGACGTTCACCGTGACCCCGGCGCTGTCCGCGATCATCCTGCCGGCGCATGTCCATGAGACGGAGACCAGGGTGATGCTGATCCTGCACCGGCTCTACATGCCTGTGCTGAATTGGGCGGTGGCCAACCGCGGGATCGTTCTCGGCGCCGCGGTCGGCCTGGTGATGATGACGGTCGCGCTCGCCCGGCTGCTAGGCCTCGAATTCCTGCCGAAGCTGGAAGAGGGCAATCTCTGGATCCGCGCCACGCTGCCGCCAACCATCTCGCTCCAGGAGGGCAATTCCTACGTCAACGAGATGCGCAAGCTGATCGGCGCCCGGCCCGAGGTGGAATCCGTGGTGTCGCAGCACGGCCGTCCCGACGATGGTACGGATGCCGCCGGCTTCTTCAATGCCGAGTTCTTCGCGCCGCTGAAGCCCGTGGGCCAGTGGCCCGGTACGCGCGACAAGGAAGTGCTGACCGCGGAGCTGCTGAAGCAGCTCGACGACCGCTTCCCCGGCGTCGAGTTCAACTTCTCGCAATATCTCCAGGACAACGTCTCCGAGGCCGTCTCCGGCGTGAAGGGCGAGAATTCGATCAAGCTGTTCGGCAGCGATCTTCAGGCCCTGACCGATACCGCCAACAAGATCAAGCAGGTGCTGTCGACCGTGCAGGGCGTCACCGACCTTGCCGTGTTCACCTCGCTCGGGCAGCCGACCGTCCAGATCGACATCGACCGCGCCAGGGCCGCGCGCTATGGCCTTGCGCCGGGCGACATCAACGCCACGATCAAGGTCGCGGTTGGCGGCGACACCGCGGGCGATCTCTATGAGCCGGGCAGCGACCGCCACTTCCCGATCATCGTTCGCCTCGCGCCGGAATACCGCAGGAGCGCGGAGGCGATCCACAATTTGCGGATCGGCGCGCCCGGGCCGAACGGCACCGTCACGCAGATTCCCCTGAGCGAGGTCGCGGACATCAGTCTCGTCTCCGGCGCCGCCTACATCTATCGCGAGCAGCAGGAGCGCTATCTGCCGATCAAGTTTTCGGTGCGCGAGCGCGACCTCGGCAGTGCGATCCGCGAGGCGCAGCAGAAGATCGCCGAGCAGGTGCAGCTGCCGCCCGGCTCGCACATGGACTGGGTCGGCGAGTTCGGCAACCTCCAGGACGCGATTCGTCGGCTGTCGATCGTGGTGCCGATCTCGCTGGCGCTGATCGGCGTGCTGCTCTGGTTCAATTTCGGCACGATGACCGACACGCTGCTGGCCATGAGCGTGATCCCGATGGCGATCTTCGGCGGCGTGCTGGGCCTCTTGATCACGGGCACCCCGTTCAGCGTCTCCGCAGCGATCGGCTTCATCGCACTGTTCGGCATCGCCGTGATGGACGGCATCATCATCCTGTCGCAGTTCAACCAGCTCATCGAAGCGGGTATGGAGCGCATGAGTGCGGTTGTACGTACCGGTGAGTTGCAGCTCCGTCCGGTGCTGATGACGTGCGTCGTCGCCGGGGTCGGCCTTCTGCCGGCGGCGCTGTCGGAGGGCATCGGCTCCCAGGTCCAGAAGCCGCTCGCGGTCGTGGTCGTCACCGGCATGATGCTGGCGCCCGTCGTGATCCTCGTGACCTTGCCGGTCCTCATTTCATTCTTCTCGCGCCGCGTGCGCTGA